In Pseudomonas sp. LRP2-20, the genomic window AACGACGCCTGGCTGACCACCAAGATCAAGACCCAGATGCTCACCGACAATGCCGTGCCAAGCTCGCGGATCAAGGTGATCACCGAGAACGGCATCGTCTACCTGCTGGGCCTGGTGACTCAGCAAGAGGCCAACTCCGCCACTGCCGTGGTTCAGGGTGTGTCTGGCGTGCAGAAGATCGTCAAGCTGTTCGAGTACATCGACTGATCAAGCCTTGTCCCGTGCCGACCCTTTGCGGGCAAGCCCGCCCACACAGAGGCCGGCACAGGAAACCACCCGCTTCAACCTTCCCGATATCCAGGAAACACCGCATGAAAAAGCTTCTGCTGCCCGCTCTGCTGCTCGGCACCTTCGCCACCCTGGCCGGCTGCTCCACCCCAAGCCTGATCACCCTCAACGACGGCCGCGAAATCCAGGCCGTCGACACCCCGCACTTCGAGAAGGACACCGGCTTCTACGAATTCCAGCAGCTCGACGGCAAGCGCACCCGCATCAACCGCGATCAGGTCCGCACCATCAGCGATCTGTAAGCGCAACGTTGCAGCAAAGAAAAAGGCGATCCATGCGGATCGCCTTTTTTGTTACTTGACCACCTTCAGGCTGGGCCGCCCGCTTGGGCGCGGTGGCTGGCCACCCCCTTCCGGCGGACCATCGTCATCCGGCTCAACGTCTTCGTCTTCAATGTCATCGCCATCCATCATCGGCGACTCCAGCTCGAAGACCATGCCTTGGCCGTTCTCCCGGGCATAGATGCCCAGAATGGCACCAGCCGGCACGAACAGCGAATGGGAGACGCCACTGAAACGCCCCTCGAAGCTGACCGCGTCATTGTCCATGTGCAGATTGCGCACAGCACTCGGCGAGATATTCAGGACGATCTGACCATCACTGGCAAAGCCCTGGGGCACCTGGACCGCCGGGAATTCGGCATTGACCAGCATATGGGGGGTGCAATCGTTGTCGACGATCCACTCGTACAGTGCTCGAACCAGATAGGGGCGACTGGAGTTCATCAACGGCTCCTTAAAGCTTGCGCATTTCACGTTCAACGGAGGACAGGCTCGCCAGGAAAGGCTCGCGGGCGAACTGTCGCTCCATGTAATCCAGCAGCGGCTTGGCCTGCCGGGGCAATTCGATACCCATGACCGGCAAACGCCATAGTATGGGCAATAGACAACAGTCGACCAGGCTTTGCTCCTCGCTCATGAAGCAAGCAAACTCGCCAAACAGCGGCGAGACACCGGTCAGGCTCTCGCGCAGCGCCTTGCGCGCCTCGGTGCGGGCGGCCTCAGCGCTGCGCGGGTCGAGAATGGTATCAGCCAGGGCGCACCAGTCGCGCTGGATGCGGTGCATCAGCAGGCGGCTATTGCCACGCGCCACCGGGTACACGGGCATCAAAGGCGGATGCGGGTAACGCTCCTCAAGGTATTCCATCACCACGGTCGACTCATACAACGCCAGATCA contains:
- a CDS encoding YgdI/YgdR family lipoprotein codes for the protein MKKLLLPALLLGTFATLAGCSTPSLITLNDGREIQAVDTPHFEKDTGFYEFQQLDGKRTRINRDQVRTISDL
- a CDS encoding glutathione S-transferase N-terminal domain-containing protein, yielding MGATNRLACYSDPADHYSHRVRLVLAEKGVSVQVIDVDPARLPAKLAEVNPYGSVPTLVDRDLALYESTVVMEYLEERYPHPPLMPVYPVARGNSRLLMHRIQRDWCALADTILDPRSAEAARTEARKALRESLTGVSPLFGEFACFMSEEQSLVDCCLLPILWRLPVMGIELPRQAKPLLDYMERQFAREPFLASLSSVEREMRKL
- a CDS encoding ClpXP protease specificity-enhancing factor; this translates as MNSSRPYLVRALYEWIVDNDCTPHMLVNAEFPAVQVPQGFASDGQIVLNISPSAVRNLHMDNDAVSFEGRFSGVSHSLFVPAGAILGIYARENGQGMVFELESPMMDGDDIEDEDVEPDDDGPPEGGGQPPRPSGRPSLKVVK